In a single window of the Anabas testudineus chromosome 17, fAnaTes1.2, whole genome shotgun sequence genome:
- the LOC113172047 gene encoding E3 ubiquitin/ISG15 ligase TRIM25-like — MAQKGVQLDQETFSCSICLDLLKDPVTIPCGHSYCMNCINSFWDEEDGKKLYSCPQCRQTFTPRPVLVKNTMLAVLVEELKKTGLQAAPADHCYAGPEDVACDVCTGRKLKALKSCRQCLVSYCEKHLQPHYDVVQLTKHKLVEPSKKLQENICSRHDEVMKMFCRTDQQCICYLCSVDQHKGHDTVSAAAERTERQRELEGSRQKLQQRIQDREKEVKLLQQEVEAINHSAGKTVEHSEKIFTQLIGLIDKRRSDVKQQIRSQQETEVSRVKELQEKLEQEITELKRKDAELEQLSHTEDHNQFLNDYFSLTCLNESKDFSMILIYPITLHHFDVVTEAVSELRDKLQDILNAEWTNVVIAISKVDVLLSQEPKTRDELFKFSSKITLDPNTANTYLSLSEEYRKVTFMTTEQWYFYHPDRFNVRHQVLSRESLTGRCYWEVEKDVGGVSVVVSYKDSDTANETFGNSDKSWVLNFYKYRYEFRHNNITSHLSGPQSSRVGVYLNHRAGVLSFYSVSETMTLLHRVQTTFTQPLYAGLRLYGPPGNTAQLCEL; from the coding sequence ATGGCGCAGAAAGGAGTTCAGCTGGACCAAGAAACCTTCTCTTGTTCGatctgtctggatctactgaaggatcctgtgactattccctgtggacacagttactgtatgaactgtattaacagtttctgggatgaagaggatggtaagaaactctacagctgccctcagtgtagacagaccttcacaccgagacctgtgctggttaaaaacaccatgttagcagttttagtggaggagctgaagaagactggactccaagctgctcctgctgatcactgctatgctggacctgaagatgtggcctgtgatgtctgcactgggagaaaactgaaagctctcaAGTCCTGTCGTCAATGTCTGGTTTcatactgtgagaaacaccttcAGCCTCATTATGATGTAGTTCAGTTAACgaaacacaaactggtggagccctccaagaagctccaggagaacatctgctctcgtcacgatgaggtgatgaagatgttctgtcgtactgatcagcagtgtatctgttatctctgctctgtggatcaacataaaggtcacgacacagtctcagctgcagcagaaaggactgagaggcagagagagctggaggggagtcgacaaaaactccagcagagaatccaggacagagagaaagaggtgaagctgcttcaacaggaggtggaggctatcaatcactctgctggtaaaacagtggagcacagtgagaagatcttcactcagctgattggtctcattgacaaaagaaggtctgatgtgaagcagcagatcagatcccagcaggaaactgaagtgagtcgagtcaaagagcttcaggagaagctggagcaggagatcactgagctgaagaggaaagacgctgagctggagcagctctcacacacagaggatcacaaCCAGTTTCTAAATGATTACTTTTCACTTACATGTCTCAATGAATCCAAAGACTTCTCCATGATCCTGATCTACCCAATTACTTTGCACCACTTTGATGTAGTGACAGAAGCTGTATCAGAGCTCAGAGATAAACTACAGGACATTCTGAATGCGGAATGGACAAATGTTGTAATAGCAATTTCTAAAGTGGATGTTTTGCTTTCACAAGAGCCCAAGACCAGAGATGAGTTGTTCAAATTTTCTTCTAaaatcacactggatccaaacacagcaaacacatatTTATCACTATCTGAAGAGTACAGAAAAGTTACATTTATGACAACAGAACAATGGTATTTTTATCACCCAGACAGATTCAATGTGAGGCATCAGGTCCTgagtagagagagtctgactggacgttgttactgggaggtggaaAAGGACGTTGGAGGAGTTTCAGTAGTGGTCTCATACAAAGACAGCGACACTGCAAATgaaacatttggaaactctGACAAGTCCTGGGTGTTAAATTTTTACAAATACCGTTATGAATTCAGGCATAACAACATCACATCTCATCTTTCTGGTCCTCAGTCTTCTAGAGTTGGAGTTTACCTTaatcacagagcaggtgttctgtccttctacagcgtctctgaaaccatgactctcctccacagagtccagaccacattcactcagcctctctatgctggacTACGTCTTTATGGTCCTCCTGGAAACACTGCTCAGCTATGTGAGCTTTAG
- the LOC113172028 gene encoding double-stranded RNA-specific editase B2, whose amino-acid sequence MLSSLISPIRHWGAGESSAEDADNSSTSSLEVKENQDDKIHVDCNLLRKYHPSTFYTTFPRHGPRTLKRKQPLVDGKDQLLYQNHVTCKRAAWAITQKNALVQLNELRPGLQYEIMSKTGPLHAPVFSVGVEVNGTHFEGRGPTKKQAKMRAAELALQSFIQFPNASQAHSIMGNFASTAMDFTADKLDISDTFLQEFEPSLHENFNLLRYNKTKEEVFCSYYKHRRLVRLTLDLVSSTNPKRRTLSTSFTEHLSPVALLNKLRPGLRYMCLTERVHGRPRRSFIMVVRVEGRVFEGCGHSKRLAKAQAAAAALQSLYNISLGPERKVMGLQNSKNHLPQFFAESIFHLVREKYTELTRSCFSTSHARHKVLAGIVMTRGFDLRTAQVVSLATGTKCLDSDNTSDCELTLSDCHAEVVSRRALVRFLYAQLELLLCRSADAEESIFIPSKGSDGFQLRDDVFFHMYVSSSPCGDARLNCPYETTAAHHSRRFRCHLRVKVNGGEGTLPVTARRANQKWDDVSTQKPFVTMSCTDKMAKWSVVGLQGALLSHLVEPVYLHSLTVGTLSHTGHLDRALTRRLAPIRHLPFPYRRQQLLLGCLNSGEVRPTGRSPNVSVNWSCGDEGLEEINTSTGRRKDSGSPSRLCRCSLFACWNRLQQQFKSPVSGAEAPAATYSDSKMAAGRYQRAMHQFVAALQVGGLGTWIRKPPEPGHFSASV is encoded by the exons ATGTTATCATCCCTCATCAGTCCCATAAGACACTGGGGTGCTGGAGAATCATCAGCTGAGGATGCAGACAATTCAA GTACAAGCAGTTTGGAGGTGAAAGAGAATCAGGATGATAAAATCCATGTGGACTGCAATTTACTCAGAAAATATCACCCATCAACGTTTTACACAACTTTTCCCAGACATGGACCAAGAACCCTGAAGAGGAAGCAGCCATTGGTGGATGGCAAAGACCAGCTACTCTACCAAAACCACGTGACTTGTAAAAGAGCAGCCTGGGCCATCACTCAGAAAAATGCGCTGGTGCAGCTGAACGAGCTACGACCCGGGCTGCAGTATGAGATTATGTCAAAGACCGGCCCATTGCACGCTCCAGTGTTTTCTGTAGGTGTGGAGGTAAACGGTACCCACTTTGAGGGTCGAGGACCAACAAAGAAGCAGGCTAAGATGAGGGCTGCAGAGTTGGCTCTCCAGTCATTCATCCAGTTCCCCAACGCCTCCCAAGCTCATTCTATTATGGGGAACTTCGCCAGCACTGCTATGGATTTTACAGCAGATAAACTGGACATCTCTGACACATTCCTTCAAGAGTTTGAGCCATCACTGCATGAAAACTTCAATCTCTTGcgttacaacaaaacaaaagaggaggTTTTCTGCAGTTATTACAAGCACAGACGACTTGTTCGACTCACACTGGACTTGGTGTCCTCAACAAATCCAAAAAGACGCACCCTTAGCACCTCATTTACCGAGCATCTCAGTCCAGTTGCGCTGCTCAACAAGCTGCGACCAGGACTCAGGTACATGTGCCTAACAGAGAGAGTTCATGGCAGGCCGAGGAGGAGTTTTATTATGGTGGTTAGAGTGGAGGGCAGGGTGTTTGAAGGATGTGGTCACAGTAAAAGACTGGCAAAGGcacaagcagcagctgctgcactgcagtCTCTTTACAACATAAGTCTGGGACCAGAGAGGAAGGTCATGGGCCTTCAGAACAGCAAAAATCATCTACCTCAG TTCTTCGCAGAGTCGATCTTCCACCTGGTGAGAGAGAAATACACCGAACTGACGCGCAGTTGTTTTTCTACCTCGCACGCCCGTCACAAGGTCCTGGCAGGAATCGTAATGACCAGAG GGTTTGACCTCCGAACAGCCCAGGTTGTGTCTCTGGCCACAGGGACCAAGTGTCTAGACTCAGACAACACAAGCGACTGCGAGTTAACACTCAGCGACTGCCACGCTGAAGTCGTCAGCAGGAGGGCGCTGGTTCGATTCCTGTACGCtcagctggagctgctgctctg TAGGTCGGCAGATGCTGAGGAATCGATTTTCATACCAAGCAAAGGCAGCGATGGGTTCCAGCTGAGGGACGACGTCTTCTTCCACATGTACGTCAGTTCCTCGCCGTGTGGAGACGCTCGACTCAACTGTCCCTACGAGACCACAGCTGCAC ATCACAGCAGGAGGTTTCGCTGTCACCTCAGGGTGAAGGTAAACGGAGGTGAGGGGACACTGCCGGTCACGGCACGGAGAGCCAATCAGAAATGGGATGACGTGTCGACACAGAAACCTTTCGTCACCATGTCCTGCACCGACAAAATGGCAAA GTGGAGCGTTGTGGGCCTCCAGGGGGCTCTCCTGTCCCACCTAGTGGAGCCGGTTTACCTGCACAGCCTCACAGTGGGGACGCTGAGTCACACAGGTCACCTGGACAGAGCCTTGACTCGCCGCCTCGCGCCCATCAGGCACCTGCCCTTCCCGTACCGacggcagcagctgctgctcggCT GTCTGAATAGCGGCGAGGTTCGGCCAACAGGGAGATCCCCAAACGTCAGTGTGAACTGGAGCTGTGGGGACGAAGGCCTGGAGGAGATCAACACTTCtacaggaaggaggaaggacTCAGGAAGTCCGTCACGCCTCTGCAGGTGCTCCCTGTTTGCCTGCTGGAAccgactgcagcagcag tttaaaagTCCGGTATCAGGTGCAGAAGCTCCAGCAGCGACTTATTCTGATTCCAAGATGGCTGCAGGACGCTACCAGAGGGCGATGCATCAGTTCGTTGCTGCCCTGCAGGTTGGAGGTCTGGGAACATGGATCAGAAAACCTCCAGAGCCAGGTCACTTCAGTGCTAGTGTGTAA